A window of Metabacillus sp. B2-18 contains these coding sequences:
- a CDS encoding recombinase family protein, which translates to MIIGYARVSTVDQNLDRQIILLSEYGCEKMVQEKFTGTTKDRDGLNSLLDVIRKGDTVVVESISRLGRKTLDILSIIQQFEDTGVKFVSIKENMDTRTSTGKAMFQMMCVIAELERNLIVERVKEGLEASKRRGKKLGRPKVDQGKIEIALRMYDSKEYSVKEIVEGTGLSQGSLYRAINKRKLVEAN; encoded by the coding sequence ATGATAATCGGTTATGCTCGAGTTTCGACAGTTGACCAAAATTTAGACCGACAAATTATATTACTTTCTGAGTACGGCTGTGAAAAAATGGTTCAAGAGAAATTTACTGGGACTACAAAGGATAGAGATGGACTTAACTCATTGCTAGATGTAATAAGGAAAGGTGATACCGTTGTAGTAGAAAGTATTTCACGCTTAGGGAGAAAAACACTTGATATTCTTTCTATTATTCAGCAATTCGAGGATACTGGTGTAAAGTTCGTTTCTATTAAGGAGAACATGGATACAAGAACATCAACGGGAAAAGCCATGTTTCAAATGATGTGTGTCATCGCAGAGTTAGAAAGAAATTTAATTGTAGAAAGAGTTAAAGAAGGGTTAGAAGCGAGTAAAAGAAGAGGAAAAAAACTAGGAAGGCCTAAAGTGGATCAAGGGAAAATTGAAATAGCCTTGAGGATGTATGACAGTAAAGAATACTCGGTAAAAGAAATTGTAGAAGGTACAGGACTTTCACAGGGATCATTATATCGAGCGATTAATAAAAGAAAACTAGTAGAAGCAAATTAA
- a CDS encoding Tn3 family transposase: protein MASIERTAYPRFKKRPTSKELRDVYSPTPEENQFAHKVARGPVSVLSLLVMLKSFQRLGYFPRPKDIPVEIMIHIRTCLNLSASVEPNYNSKSIYRHQKAIRDYLNVRPYGKEALHIATTSIYKATQVMDNPADLINVSIEILIKERCELPAFSTLDRLARRIRTLVNHQLFNSVFSKLTPEIERKLDQLLVTKNDNRTSEYNLLKEIPKSATLSHMKEIQNRLLLLTDFIEEIDSLLEDIPNLKIKHFALEAKALDASELKDFNLAKRYMLLLCMIYRSKISAIDSLVEMFLKRVRTIHNKGKEELELLREKHRSKTENLISVLAEVLNATSINENDTLTGQKIRELLGRRGGIDALKEDCESISSYNGNNYLPLLWKFYKSHRKTLFRLISMIEINSTTQDQSLLEALQFLRDNENRKIENLQIDLDLSFASEQWKKTIYVPKENNLIHRKHLEICIFSYLASDLKTGDLCVKGSENFADYREQLLSWDECKPMVDEYCKELGFSSNSGDFVQQLKLWLGDTAQKVDLNYPDNGQVIINENGEPTLRKIMRKEQPQTSKALEVVISQRLPERNVLDILCNVEHWTNWTRHFGPLSGSDPKLENAMERYIITSFGYGCNLGPTQTSKHMKKAVTPHMISFVNRRHINASKIDEAIRNILNQYNQFSLPRLWGDGKTAAADGTKFDLYEENLISEYHIRYGGYGGIAYHHVSDTYIALFSHFIPCGVWEAVYIIDGLLKNKSDIQPDTLHADTQGQSTPVFALAHLLGINLMPRIRNWKDLKFYRADKDTKYHHIDQLFSDTVDWDLIETHWQDLLQVVLSIKAGKILPSTLLRKLSNYSRKNRLYQAFRELGRIVRTVFLLKYISDIKLREQIGASTNKVEAYNGFSKWLFFGGDGIISENDPEEQEKRIKYNDLVANAVIFQNVCDITLILWELSKEGYVFSKEDIVMLSPYLTRHIKRFGDYMIDLENIPQPIEGDIPV from the coding sequence TTGGCATCTATAGAACGTACGGCTTATCCAAGATTTAAAAAACGTCCTACTTCAAAAGAACTTCGTGATGTTTACTCCCCTACACCTGAAGAAAACCAATTTGCGCATAAAGTTGCTAGAGGACCTGTTTCAGTTCTAAGTCTATTAGTTATGTTAAAGTCTTTCCAACGACTTGGTTACTTTCCTCGACCGAAAGATATTCCTGTAGAGATCATGATTCATATTCGGACCTGTTTGAATCTCTCTGCTAGTGTTGAACCGAATTACAATAGTAAATCAATTTACCGACATCAAAAAGCAATTAGAGATTACCTCAATGTACGTCCTTATGGAAAAGAAGCCTTACATATTGCAACTACTTCAATTTATAAGGCTACACAGGTAATGGACAATCCAGCCGATCTTATCAACGTATCCATTGAAATATTAATAAAAGAAAGGTGTGAATTACCTGCTTTTAGTACATTAGATCGATTGGCTCGTCGTATAAGAACATTAGTGAATCACCAGTTATTTAATTCAGTATTTTCAAAATTGACTCCTGAAATTGAGCGAAAATTAGATCAATTACTAGTTACTAAAAATGATAATCGGACTTCTGAATATAACTTATTAAAAGAAATTCCAAAAAGCGCAACACTTTCGCATATGAAAGAAATACAAAATAGGTTACTTCTGTTAACTGATTTTATAGAAGAAATTGATAGCTTACTAGAGGATATTCCAAATTTAAAAATTAAACACTTCGCTTTAGAAGCAAAAGCGCTTGATGCATCAGAATTAAAAGACTTTAATTTAGCTAAAAGATATATGCTGCTACTTTGTATGATTTATCGCTCAAAAATTTCAGCTATAGATAGTTTGGTAGAGATGTTTCTCAAAAGAGTCAGAACAATACATAACAAAGGCAAAGAGGAGCTAGAACTTCTTCGAGAAAAACATAGATCAAAAACTGAAAATCTTATATCTGTTTTGGCGGAAGTCTTAAATGCCACAAGTATAAATGAGAACGATACCTTGACTGGTCAGAAAATAAGGGAGTTATTAGGGAGAAGAGGTGGTATCGACGCATTAAAAGAAGATTGTGAATCAATTTCATCATATAATGGCAATAACTACCTTCCTCTTTTATGGAAGTTCTATAAAAGCCACAGGAAAACTCTTTTTAGATTGATTAGTATGATTGAAATTAATTCAACCACACAGGATCAATCACTTTTAGAAGCTTTACAATTTTTACGTGATAATGAGAACCGAAAAATTGAAAATCTACAAATAGATTTGGATCTTTCATTTGCTAGTGAACAGTGGAAAAAAACGATTTATGTACCTAAAGAAAATAACTTAATCCATCGTAAACACCTTGAAATCTGTATTTTTTCCTATCTTGCAAGCGATTTAAAAACGGGAGACCTTTGTGTAAAAGGATCAGAGAATTTTGCTGATTACCGTGAACAGCTCCTTTCTTGGGATGAGTGTAAACCTATGGTAGATGAATACTGTAAGGAACTTGGCTTTTCTTCAAATTCAGGGGATTTTGTTCAACAATTAAAGCTCTGGCTAGGAGATACTGCACAAAAAGTAGATTTAAACTACCCTGATAACGGCCAGGTAATCATTAATGAAAATGGAGAACCAACGTTGAGAAAAATAATGAGAAAAGAACAACCTCAGACAAGTAAGGCGTTAGAGGTAGTTATTTCTCAACGGTTACCTGAACGAAATGTCTTAGATATTCTTTGTAATGTAGAACATTGGACAAATTGGACACGGCATTTTGGACCATTATCTGGTTCAGATCCTAAGCTTGAAAATGCAATGGAACGTTATATCATTACTTCTTTTGGATACGGATGTAATTTAGGACCAACACAGACTTCTAAGCACATGAAAAAAGCAGTAACCCCACACATGATTTCATTTGTAAATCGGCGACATATTAATGCATCTAAAATAGACGAAGCTATTCGTAATATTTTAAATCAATACAATCAATTTAGTTTGCCTAGACTATGGGGTGATGGAAAAACGGCTGCTGCAGATGGAACAAAATTTGATCTCTACGAAGAAAACTTAATCTCTGAATACCACATTCGATACGGAGGTTATGGGGGGATTGCATATCATCATGTTTCAGATACTTATATTGCACTCTTTAGTCACTTCATTCCATGTGGAGTTTGGGAAGCAGTTTATATTATTGATGGTTTGCTGAAAAATAAATCAGACATTCAGCCCGATACGTTACATGCTGATACGCAAGGTCAATCAACGCCTGTTTTTGCACTTGCACATTTATTGGGGATTAATTTAATGCCTCGTATTCGAAATTGGAAGGATTTAAAATTTTACAGGGCTGATAAGGACACAAAATATCACCACATTGATCAGTTGTTTAGTGATACCGTTGACTGGGACCTAATTGAAACACACTGGCAAGATCTGCTCCAAGTGGTTCTTTCTATAAAAGCTGGTAAAATATTACCCTCTACACTACTTAGAAAACTAAGTAACTATAGTAGAAAAAACCGATTATATCAAGCTTTTAGGGAATTAGGAAGGATTGTAAGAACTGTATTTTTGCTTAAATATATTTCTGATATAAAACTAAGAGAGCAAATTGGTGCTAGTACAAACAAAGTCGAAGCATATAACGGCTTTTCCAAATGGCTATTTTTTGGTGGCGATGGGATCATTTCAGAAAATGATCCAGAAGAACAAGAAAAGCGAATTAAATATAATGATTTAGTTGCCAACGCAGTAATATTCCAAAATGTATGTGATATAACACTTATTTTGTGGGAACTTTCTAAAGAAGGCTATGTATTTTCAAAAGAAGATATTGTCATGCTTAGCCCTTATCTGACTAGGCATATAAAACGTTTCGGAGACTATATGATCGATTTAGAAAATATTCCACAACCAATCGAGGGA
- a CDS encoding glucose-6-phosphate isomerase, whose product MTISFDYSNALAFMKKSEVDNLSEFVKVAHKMLHEKTGPGSDYLGWVDLPLNYDKSEFERIKQAAERIKKHSDAMVVIGIGGSYLGARSAIEALSHSFHNQMNDKTKVYFAGHNISSTYISHLFELLEGKDISVNVISKSGTTTEPALAFRIFRDYMEKKYGKEEARKRIFATTDQEKGVLKKLADKEGYETFVIPDDVGGRYSVLTAVGLLPIAVAGLDIDHMMEGAAAAARKYNNPDLLTNESYQYAAVRNVLYNKGKAIEVLVNYEPSLHYVSEWWKQLFGESEGKDQKGLFPASVDFSTDLHSMGQYVQEGRRNLLETVLQIKKPRIEVTIQEDPENIDGLNFLAGKTMDEVNKSAFQGTLMAHIDGEVPNLVIELDEMNEYTYGEMVYFFEKACGISGHLLGVNPFDQPGVEAYKKNMFALLDKPGFEAEKATLMERLSK is encoded by the coding sequence ATGACTATTTCGTTTGATTACTCCAATGCATTAGCATTTATGAAAAAGAGTGAAGTAGATAATCTAAGTGAATTTGTAAAAGTGGCTCATAAAATGCTACATGAAAAAACAGGCCCCGGCTCTGATTATCTTGGTTGGGTCGATTTGCCACTAAACTATGATAAGAGTGAATTTGAAAGAATTAAACAAGCTGCTGAAAGAATCAAGAAACATTCAGACGCAATGGTTGTAATTGGTATTGGTGGTTCGTATTTGGGTGCAAGATCAGCTATAGAAGCTTTGTCCCATAGCTTTCATAACCAAATGAACGATAAGACAAAAGTGTATTTTGCCGGTCACAATATCAGTTCTACTTATATATCTCATTTATTTGAACTATTAGAGGGGAAAGATATCTCTGTTAACGTCATTTCCAAATCAGGAACAACGACAGAGCCAGCCCTTGCTTTCCGTATTTTTCGTGACTATATGGAGAAAAAATACGGAAAAGAAGAGGCGAGAAAACGTATTTTTGCCACTACTGATCAGGAAAAAGGCGTATTAAAAAAGCTCGCGGACAAAGAAGGATATGAAACGTTTGTTATTCCGGATGATGTAGGTGGAAGGTATTCTGTGCTAACAGCAGTTGGTCTCTTACCAATTGCCGTAGCAGGACTTGATATTGATCATATGATGGAAGGGGCAGCAGCAGCAGCCCGTAAATACAACAATCCTGATTTATTGACAAATGAGAGCTATCAGTATGCTGCGGTCCGAAATGTACTCTACAATAAGGGAAAAGCAATTGAAGTGCTTGTTAACTATGAGCCCTCCCTTCACTACGTATCGGAATGGTGGAAGCAGCTGTTTGGGGAAAGTGAAGGAAAAGATCAAAAGGGGCTATTCCCTGCTTCCGTTGATTTTTCAACGGATTTGCATTCCATGGGGCAATATGTACAAGAAGGTCGACGAAACCTTTTAGAAACGGTTTTACAGATTAAGAAACCTCGAATTGAAGTGACTATTCAGGAGGATCCAGAAAATATTGATGGATTAAACTTCCTGGCAGGTAAGACGATGGATGAAGTCAACAAAAGTGCATTTCAGGGTACCCTTATGGCCCATATAGATGGAGAAGTACCTAATCTCGTGATTGAACTGGATGAAATGAATGAATACACTTACGGTGAGATGGTTTACTTTTTTGAGAAGGCATGTGGGATTAGTGGCCATCTATTAGGAGTTAACCCATTTGACCAGCCTGGAGTCGAAGCATACAAGAAGAATATGTTTGCTTTACTTGACAAACCTGGTTTTGAAGCAGAAAAAGCTACTCTCATGGAGCGTTTATCAAAATAA